The following proteins are encoded in a genomic region of Mycolicibacterium rutilum:
- a CDS encoding NAD(P)/FAD-dependent oxidoreductase: MTSRVVIVGSSVGGVRTAQALRSQGYDGDIVLVGEETALPYDKPPLSKALLAGTSDIAAATLLTRDAAAADAIELLLGRRAIGVDVAACQVEFADDEPLRYDHLVVATGASARPSPWGHGSGVHVLRTLEDCLRLRADLVAGARLVVIGAGFIGAEVASTARSLGLQVTVVDPVPVPMSRVLTEEIGEWFVDLHRDHGVHTRFGVGVENIEGERGNLKIGLTDGTVLEADTVVVGIGAVPNDGWLMPSGLVVDDGLVCDEFCRAVTSQNIYAVGDVSRWFHRARGVTMRIEHWTNAVDQASCVAHNILYPDELRCYEPVEYVWSDQYDWKIQFCGQTTHLGEPLVVGDRLSDNRFTVLYPDGEQRLGGAAVVNWPRALIECRRALQAGSDLESVRGRLEVLTNPPDTAATRSP; encoded by the coding sequence ATGACGTCACGGGTCGTCATCGTCGGCAGTTCTGTCGGCGGGGTCCGCACGGCCCAGGCGCTGCGCTCGCAAGGCTACGACGGCGACATCGTCCTGGTGGGCGAGGAAACTGCGCTGCCCTACGACAAACCGCCGCTATCCAAAGCGTTGCTTGCGGGTACGAGTGACATCGCGGCTGCGACGTTACTCACCAGAGACGCTGCCGCCGCCGACGCCATCGAGCTTCTCCTCGGCCGCCGCGCGATCGGAGTGGATGTCGCAGCGTGTCAGGTCGAGTTCGCCGATGATGAGCCCCTGCGTTATGACCACCTGGTGGTGGCCACCGGAGCCAGCGCGCGACCATCCCCGTGGGGCCACGGATCGGGCGTTCATGTGCTCCGCACTCTGGAGGACTGTCTGCGGCTAAGAGCCGACCTCGTTGCCGGTGCCCGCCTCGTGGTGATCGGGGCAGGATTTATTGGGGCCGAGGTCGCGTCAACCGCGCGGTCACTGGGGCTGCAAGTGACGGTTGTCGACCCGGTGCCGGTGCCGATGAGCCGGGTGCTGACCGAAGAGATCGGCGAGTGGTTCGTCGATTTGCACCGAGACCACGGAGTGCACACGCGATTCGGCGTCGGTGTCGAGAATATTGAGGGGGAGCGCGGCAACCTTAAGATCGGCCTCACGGACGGGACCGTCCTAGAAGCCGACACGGTGGTGGTGGGCATCGGCGCCGTTCCGAATGACGGCTGGCTGATGCCGTCGGGACTGGTCGTCGATGACGGCCTGGTCTGCGACGAGTTCTGCCGCGCCGTCACGTCACAAAACATCTACGCAGTCGGCGACGTGTCGCGTTGGTTTCATCGCGCCCGCGGCGTGACGATGCGCATCGAACACTGGACAAACGCGGTCGACCAGGCGTCTTGCGTCGCGCATAATATTTTGTATCCCGATGAATTGCGCTGCTACGAGCCCGTCGAGTACGTCTGGAGCGACCAGTACGACTGGAAGATCCAGTTTTGCGGCCAAACAACTCACCTAGGAGAGCCACTCGTCGTCGGAGATCGATTGTCCGACAATCGATTCACAGTCCTCTACCCGGATGGCGAGCAACGTCTTGGTGGCGCGGCGGTGGTGAACTGGCCTCGAGCACTGATCGAGTGCAGGCGTGCGCTGCAGGCCGGTAGCGATCTCGAAAGTGTGCGGGGAAGGCTCGAAGTGTTGACGAACCCACCCGATACCGCCGCAACGCGATCGCCATAG
- a CDS encoding cupin domain-containing protein, translated as MSTAEISGLHEFDAELEAANLRGQWIYDDMLERVVGGPKPAGVPFLWRWHDVYAKLLKSCDVMPESLTARRNLSFINPDARGTTHTINMGMQMLKPGEIAYAHRHTMAALRFAIQGGPGLVTVVDGEPCQMDTYDLVLTPRWTWHDHENATSENVVWLDVLDIGLVLGLNVPFYEPYGEMRQPQREDPGEHLADRGGMLRPAWEQVKAANFPYRYPWRDVERQLQRMAGLAGSPYDGVVLRYANPVTGGSTMPTLDCWVQLLRPGQQTEAHRHTSSAVYFVVRGEGTTVVDGVELDWGPHDSFVVPNWSTHHFVNRSAEDAVLFSVNDIPTLKALDLYYEEPELSLGTQPFPPVPANLRAR; from the coding sequence ATGTCGACCGCTGAGATTTCAGGGCTTCACGAATTCGACGCCGAGCTCGAGGCTGCCAACTTACGTGGGCAATGGATCTACGACGACATGCTGGAGAGGGTCGTCGGCGGCCCCAAGCCTGCGGGTGTTCCGTTTCTGTGGCGATGGCACGATGTTTACGCGAAGCTTCTGAAGTCGTGCGACGTGATGCCTGAAAGTTTGACGGCGCGACGCAATCTCTCGTTCATCAATCCGGATGCCCGGGGAACCACGCACACCATCAACATGGGTATGCAGATGCTCAAGCCCGGCGAGATTGCCTATGCGCACCGCCACACCATGGCGGCGCTGCGGTTCGCTATTCAAGGCGGCCCCGGCCTGGTGACTGTGGTGGATGGCGAGCCTTGTCAAATGGACACCTACGACCTGGTTCTGACCCCTCGCTGGACGTGGCATGACCATGAGAACGCCACCTCGGAGAACGTCGTTTGGCTCGACGTGCTGGATATCGGCCTAGTGCTCGGGCTGAATGTGCCCTTCTATGAGCCCTATGGCGAGATGCGCCAACCTCAACGCGAGGACCCGGGAGAGCATCTCGCTGACCGCGGTGGGATGCTGCGCCCGGCGTGGGAGCAGGTCAAGGCGGCGAACTTCCCGTACCGCTATCCGTGGCGTGACGTCGAGCGGCAGCTCCAGCGGATGGCGGGCCTTGCGGGCAGTCCCTACGACGGCGTAGTCCTGCGTTATGCGAACCCCGTTACCGGCGGATCGACTATGCCAACGCTGGATTGCTGGGTGCAGTTGCTGCGGCCGGGCCAGCAGACCGAGGCCCATCGCCACACGTCGAGTGCCGTGTATTTCGTCGTGCGTGGCGAAGGGACGACGGTTGTCGACGGGGTCGAACTCGACTGGGGGCCCCACGACAGCTTCGTGGTGCCCAACTGGAGCACCCATCACTTCGTCAACCGGTCGGCAGAAGATGCCGTGCTGTTCTCGGTCAACGACATCCCTACATTGAAGGCTCTCGATCTCTACTACGAAGAGCCCGAGCTGTCTTTGGGGACGCAGCCATTTCCGCCGGTCCCCGCTAACCTCCGAGCCCGCTGA
- a CDS encoding dihydrodipicolinate synthase family protein: protein MRDTKLTVDDITGVVGIIPTPSIPTADQPGTAFSVDLDEAATLADAMVRGGVDVLMTTGTFGECASLTWDELQSFVATVVDAVAGRIPVFAGATTLNTRDTIARGRRLGELGADGLFVGRPMWLPLDDAGIVRFYRDVAEAVPNMALVVYDNPGAFKGKIGTPAYEALSQIPQVVAAKHLGLLSGSAFLSDLRAVSGRVRLLPLETDWYYFARLFPEEVTACWSGNVACGPAPVTHLRDLIRARRWDDCQALTDELEGALETLYPGGNFAEFLKYSIQIDNAQFQAAGFMRTGPTRPPYTEVPESYLAGGREAGKNWAALQQRYASLAVSNH from the coding sequence GTGCGTGACACGAAGTTGACCGTTGATGACATCACCGGTGTCGTCGGCATTATCCCTACGCCCTCCATCCCGACGGCCGACCAACCGGGCACCGCGTTCTCCGTAGACCTCGATGAGGCGGCGACGCTCGCCGACGCGATGGTCCGTGGCGGAGTGGATGTGCTCATGACCACAGGCACCTTCGGCGAGTGCGCCTCGCTGACGTGGGACGAGTTGCAGAGCTTTGTCGCCACCGTGGTCGACGCCGTCGCGGGACGTATCCCGGTTTTCGCCGGAGCGACGACGCTCAATACCCGCGATACGATCGCGAGGGGTCGCCGGCTCGGCGAGCTCGGCGCCGATGGCCTGTTCGTGGGTCGTCCGATGTGGCTGCCCCTGGATGACGCCGGCATCGTGCGCTTCTACCGGGATGTGGCCGAGGCAGTGCCGAACATGGCATTGGTGGTCTACGACAACCCCGGCGCCTTCAAGGGAAAGATCGGGACGCCCGCCTACGAGGCACTCAGCCAGATACCCCAGGTCGTCGCTGCCAAGCATCTCGGGCTGCTCAGTGGCTCCGCCTTCCTTTCCGACCTCCGCGCGGTAAGCGGTCGCGTGCGGCTACTGCCGCTTGAGACTGACTGGTACTACTTTGCGCGGCTCTTCCCAGAAGAGGTCACCGCCTGCTGGTCGGGCAATGTGGCCTGCGGCCCTGCGCCAGTAACGCACTTGCGCGACCTAATCAGAGCCCGCCGCTGGGACGACTGCCAAGCGCTCACCGACGAACTCGAGGGGGCTCTTGAGACGCTGTACCCGGGCGGCAACTTCGCCGAATTCCTCAAGTACAGCATCCAGATCGACAACGCCCAATTCCAGGCGGCCGGTTTTATGCGCACGGGGCCCACCCGACCGCCGTACACCGAAGTGCCGGAGTCCTATTTGGCTGGCGGGCGCGAGGCCGGCAAGAACTGGGCCGCACTCCAGCAGCGCTATGCGTCACTTGCCGTCTCGAACCACTGA
- a CDS encoding VOC family protein, protein MLVKTLGYVGVESPDAKEWLAFGPEVLGMEAVEASSGSVLLRIDDADHRLAVHHGERNRMLYAGWDVGSEEAVEAAGELLHKRGIGFEVGTEEDCAARGVLGFVTLSDPSGLRHELFYGQKVVPGSFRPGRAISGFVTGAQGLGHVVLATPDLAQADRFLRGVLGFKKSDEIYTFMDLWFYHCNPRHHSIALTPMPGVRGLHHVMVEVQSFDDVGMAYDLCMSRNIPLSMTLGRHVNDRMVSFYARTPSGFDIEYGWDAVTVDEETWTVAQYDRPSVWGHQMVAQTPPGALEAATT, encoded by the coding sequence ATGTTGGTGAAGACGTTGGGTTATGTGGGTGTGGAGTCTCCGGATGCGAAGGAGTGGTTGGCGTTCGGTCCGGAGGTTTTGGGGATGGAGGCGGTTGAGGCGTCCAGTGGGTCGGTCCTGTTGCGGATCGACGACGCCGATCATCGTTTGGCTGTGCATCACGGAGAGCGCAACCGGATGTTGTATGCGGGCTGGGATGTGGGCAGCGAGGAGGCGGTTGAGGCTGCCGGGGAGTTGCTGCACAAGCGGGGCATTGGGTTTGAGGTGGGGACCGAGGAGGACTGCGCGGCCCGCGGGGTGTTGGGCTTTGTGACGCTGTCGGATCCTTCGGGGTTGCGTCATGAGTTGTTTTACGGTCAGAAGGTGGTGCCGGGTTCCTTCCGGCCCGGTCGTGCGATATCGGGGTTCGTCACCGGTGCGCAGGGGTTGGGTCATGTGGTGTTGGCGACGCCGGACCTTGCGCAGGCCGACCGGTTTTTGCGGGGGGTGTTGGGGTTTAAGAAGAGCGATGAGATTTACACCTTCATGGATCTGTGGTTCTACCACTGCAACCCGCGCCATCACAGCATCGCGTTGACTCCGATGCCGGGTGTGCGGGGACTGCACCACGTGATGGTCGAGGTGCAAAGTTTTGATGACGTGGGGATGGCTTATGACCTGTGCATGTCGCGCAACATTCCGCTGAGCATGACGTTGGGGCGCCATGTCAACGATCGGATGGTGTCGTTTTACGCGCGCACACCGAGCGGGTTTGACATCGAGTACGGCTGGGATGCGGTGACCGTCGACGAGGAAACCTGGACAGTCGCTCAGTACGACCGACCCAGTGTGTGGGGCCACCAGATGGTCGCCCAAACACCACCAGGCGCACTCGAAGCCGCAACAACATGA
- a CDS encoding SCP2 sterol-binding domain-containing protein gives MAIRFLTDDWATAVTDAANADERFRIAAKGHDVVLRVSVSQSPASDDYYMHFSDGSLIVGIGSPPRTPDVEAELSYETNVELSRGALNGQTATMTGQMKAVGNMMKMMSIGKAQDRLAELESGLDIDY, from the coding sequence ATGGCGATCCGGTTCCTAACCGACGACTGGGCGACTGCGGTGACCGACGCGGCCAATGCCGACGAGAGGTTCCGCATTGCAGCGAAGGGACATGACGTGGTGCTCCGCGTATCCGTGTCGCAGAGCCCGGCCAGCGATGACTACTACATGCATTTCTCTGACGGGTCGCTCATCGTCGGTATCGGATCCCCGCCGCGCACGCCCGACGTGGAGGCCGAGCTCAGCTACGAAACAAACGTCGAGCTGTCTCGGGGTGCGCTCAACGGCCAGACCGCGACCATGACCGGGCAGATGAAAGCCGTCGGCAACATGATGAAGATGATGTCGATCGGAAAAGCCCAGGATCGGCTCGCTGAACTCGAGAGCGGCTTAGACATCGACTACTAG